A segment of the Candida albicans SC5314 chromosome 2, complete sequence genome:
ataacAATTACTTTctattataatttgatcatttttttctatGGGAAATGGCAGCCAAGAAGGGACGCAAGCAGGTCGTTAGATGTCTAAGCTGCAAGAAGTTACGAATCAAGGTATGCAATATATGGCTAGTTTCTTCTGACGCATGTTTGCCTTTTAAGCATGTACGAGAACAGTTCATTTAAGAATTTCTACTAacattattttgattacTTTGATATAGTGTGACCAAGTTCGTCCCAAATGTGAGTATTGCGCCCATACCAATAGAGAATGTATCTATCCAAGTGATATCCCCACATCAGAAACTAATGCAGAAAAAGACTCCCCCGTTGAAGACATTAGGCGAGACCTACCACTAACACAACTAACGAGTGTGCTTTCAGTATCTCAACTAGAACTACGGGCTTTAAAGTTCTTCAATGATATAGGTAAATTGATCGTTTCTTACAAAAACCAGAGATACATAGATAACTGGGAAGCTGTCATTAACCCACTACTGTTCCAGTCGCCTATAGTTAAAAAAACATTATTGGCCACATCATCAATGTTGCTACTGCATTTTATGAATATAAATACTGTTGATTCCAAGGTATTGACCAGCTCATTTTCCGTCGATTCAAGTCAAGAAGCACAGgctttttttcaaacagGAACAAAATATCTACAGGAACTGATTGACGAGAGAAAGCATTTGTTACAGGATAATTCAGGTTTTGGAATTGAGAGAATAATTGTAAATGACTTGATTACTTTTGGTTGCCTTTTAATTTACAATCACAAACTTGTACCGTTGATTTCAGCCACTGGATACGATGTGATTTCGATGGCAAAGGCATACAGTGATACCAGAAAAATGTACTCTCAGCTGATGACAGGATTACGATTGGAGTCTTTGTTTTTCCCCAAATCGAACCCCATATTGACGTGCCCACCAGAGACCAATTATTGGTTTACACGAGTGttggaatttgaaataGTTGCGTTTGTATCGAGAAATGGGAACAAATCCGCTAATATGGAAGAGTATTTCCAAGCACTTATGGACACATTTTTACTACTAAAAGATGCCTGTTATGCTATGGCTATAGTGAGATTCCCATTTCCTTTAATTGCATGTCTCACAAATTTTAGTGACAAGTATAGACAATTGCTTCGTAATGGAGATGAATTTGCATTTAGactattatttatttactCATGCCTCTGCGTGATTTCCCGAATACCTTTAAACagaaatgataatatttttgtCGATTACATATCAGAATTCAAGAATATCATTTTTAGTAAATATGGAGAGTTTAGTTACCCTATTGATAGAGAATTATATCATTTGGTTATACGAACTAATTTTGTTGTCGACTTTGGTGATATGACACGATTTCATCCATTACAGCAATGCGAGCCACTTATGGATCTAAGCTGGTTAGAGCGGTACATCGATAGTTTAGAAAAGACCAACACTTTACTACAATGCATATGATAACTGGAAACGCACAAATAAACAGATACACAAACGCATATTATGCACTTGTATTATGTGTTTTCCCTTTATTACCCGTTTCATGATATAGTCCCTATTTATTCTAGATAGTTCTAATAGATGCTGACTATTTAGGAATCAGCCAGTTCCAGATGAAAGTACCATCACACtatatttatttagttttttcaattccaaaGAAGTTCAAACAAGCAAGAGCACAACAATAAGAGGTAATCGATAACACAGATGGAATAGAATTAGgtggaaaaaaatttatcaatatgaTATTGcttattttatatttctgAAAAAATAGAACAAAGACTCAATACACAAAACCCTAAACCCTATTTTAGGGTAACAACTTTAAATAGTAATTCTCatgattttgattgttaTACAAATTGATACGCTACTTGCAAAACAgtattcattattttttccCCCATGTAGAAGATCttaaatcatcatctatCTATTCGCAACACCAACTTAAAACTGTATTATCTAATAAGTTCAGATAATTGAACCCAAAAACTAGAATTGTTAGAGCCATGATATATTGAATTCAGattattttaaaatataacGTTGACGATTCTGATTATATTCATCTCGACACAAAGCTTccaattttcaacaaaaccaaatgtAGAGAAACTACCAACCAATAAACATGTTTCTTAATTAGTTCTATGAcattaaatttattctaaaaacaattaaacaaagaggacttttattttattcatttaattcCCACACCACTTTAACAAACTTGTCCATTTTCACCTTCTCTTTCAGTTGGATCAAGCACCATTCATCATGAGCTAAGAGATCACTTGGTTTTGGTCGTCTGAGGTAATCCTTTGTCAAACATTTTGcaataaattgtttaaacTCTCTAGTCCAAAATATGTTGTCTTCTTCACAGtctttcaattctaaattACTCCTCAGAATTATTTCAACTACTTCAATAGGACCTAAGGACTGAATAATAGGAAAACACCCATTAGCCACTTCCAAAAGACTCATACCCAATGACCATATATCACTGGTGATAGAATAATTACCCCCAGTGATACGTTCTGGGGCCATATAATATTGAGTCCCAACAAAAGTAGAAGCAAAAGAATTAACCGCTTCTCCACTGACACCAAAATCACAAAGTTTGACATTCCCCTTGGTATCCAACAAAATATTAGAAGGCTTAATGTCTCGATGtataatatttttcagATGCAAATAATCCAAACCtgacaaaattgaattagcTATTTTACCCAATACCTTTTCATTTATTCTATTTGTTTTGTCACGTTTGAGGACCTCTTTATATATGGAATCCAATGATTGACCATCCATGAATTCCATAGCAATCCCTATCATTGATTGTTTCTCTAATAAAAATGTTCCATAATATTTCACAATATTAGGATGTTGGCATTTCTTGGCCACTTCCAATTCTCGGAATATCTGTTTTTGTAAGTCAGGATTAGGATCACACATCACTAATTTTAATGCAAATA
Coding sequences within it:
- a CDS encoding uncharacterized protein (Zn(II)2Cys6 domain transcription factor; regulated by Mig1 and Tup1; rat catheter and Spider biofilm induced), with product MAAKKGRKQVVRCLSCKKLRIKCDQVRPKCEYCAHTNRECIYPSDIPTSETNAEKDSPVEDIRRDLPLTQLTSVLSVSQLELRALKFFNDIGKLIVSYKNQRYIDNWEAVINPLSFQSPIVKKTLLATSSMLLSHFMNINTVDSKVLTSSFSVDSSQEAQAFFQTGTKYLQESIDERKHLLQDNSGFGIERIIVNDLITFGCLLIYNHKLVPLISATGYDVISMAKAYSDTRKMYSQSMTGLRLESLFFPKSNPILTCPPETNYWFTRVLEFEIVAFVSRNGNKSANMEEYFQALMDTFLLLKDACYAMAIVRFPFPLIACLTNFSDKYRQLLRNGDEFAFRLLFIYSCLCVISRIPLNRNDNIFVDYISEFKNIIFSKYGEFSYPIDRELYHLVIRTNFVVDFGDMTRFHPLQQCEPLMDLSWLERYIDSLEKTNTLLQCI
- the MKK2 gene encoding mitogen-activated protein kinase kinase (Ortholog of S. cerevisiae Mkk2; MAP kinase kinase involved in signal transduction; macrophage-downregulated; mutants are viable and hypersensitive to caspofungin), whose amino-acid sequence is MASVPPLFKVPNTKRTSNNKVLPNLSIPPTSNNKNGNPNTKPSLSLNQNIINHDSQQHENLNPLSYQPHQLQHQQYQNPQGLKLSTSPSSVSSSKSTKRKPPPIDTKVISHSPDMMDVDQQGSADESVNVDENEYSVKHHLEQLTPYDWHLIANANKIVEISSLGEGNGGAVTKCYIPQLPNKQIFALKLVMCDPNPDLQKQIFRELEVAKKCQHPNIVKYYGTFLLEKQSMIGIAMEFMDGQSLDSIYKEVLKRDKTNRINEKVLGKIANSILSGLDYLHSKNIIHRDIKPSNILLDTKGNVKLCDFGVSGEAVNSFASTFVGTQYYMAPERITGGNYSITSDIWSLGMSLLEVANGCFPIIQSLGPIEVVEIISRSNLELKDCEEDNIFWTREFKQFIAKCLTKDYLRRPKPSDLLAHDEWCLIQSKEKVKMDKFVKVVWELNE